A region of the Muricauda sp. MAR_2010_75 genome:
TGAAACGGGCAAGCCAAAATTTTCAATTAAGTCCTTCTTCATGTCAATGGATTGACAAATAATCTTATCCTGTGATTTTAATGCCAAGCGATAGGGCAAAGCAGGCCTTTCATTTTCGGTACTCTCATTCTCCATACTAAAGCTGGATATGGTGGTTTCCCTGGCCACAAATTTTATCCAAGGAAAAGCAAGTCCGATCAGCCCTGTTACCGTATTTACGTGTCCCATGGCACCAATCACAATTTTAGGCCTGTTCTTGATCAGAAACTTAATAATTGCAGGAATGGCATTTTTGACCCGGCTTTTGTTTAGAAAGGTTACGGGAATGTTCTCTACGTTATATTTCTGGTCAGCATTGGAACCGGTAATCAGCAAATGGGAATTAAATAGGCTAGGGTCTATGTTTTGGGCCAAAAAAGACATCACCCGCTCAGCACCTCCAGAACGCAATGATGGCAAAATAAAAAGGACATCAATTTTTTTCTCCAATTCTAAATGGGTTTTATGGTTTTGTTTTGAAAAGCTCTTGCGACTTAATTTTGATGAACATTATTGGCCATTGTTTTAGGTTGATTTCGCTTTTTAATCAGGAATTGGACTCAAATGCTGTGATTCCTCCTCTGGTTTTGAAAGTAAGCCCTGGGATTCGAGACCCAATAACATTAGAACCATAAAAAACGGATAGTCCGCACTGAGAAAAATGTTGTTGTGAAAGCTTATATGGGTGGCATAGCCCAACAGGCACAAGATAAAAAAGACCCGCATTATGGAATTTGAATTTCTATTGTGCTCCAATAAAAATTTCACCAACATAAAGAGCAGCCCATACCCAAGCAACGAATAATAAATGCCCACATTGATGATGCCATTGTGTGAAGTTAAATGCAATATGGCAGTATGTCCAAACTTGTGGTACATATCTTGTTTTACGGCTTTGTATTCTTTTTGGGATACTCCAAATGGATAGGTTACTGCAGCAGTGACACCTGTTAGCCATAATAATGGCCTACTATCAGACTCCCCTTCTGAACTCAATTTGGTCAATCGGGAGTTTTTGGGCAAAAAATAGTCTTGGCCCACAACAACGAAGAGTGAAAGAAGCAAGCCTGCAACAAACATGGCAGATTGGTACATAGGCCTTTTTTTATGGGGAACAAAAAAGAAATAACCGCCAATTATAACAAGTTCCCCCAATAGCAATGAACGGGTCTGGGTAAGAATGGAGCAAACAAATAGAACTCCAAGCAAGCCCATGTAAATTCTTTTTTTGGTTTTGATATACATAAAAAAGGCCATGCAAAAACTGCTTATGGCAAAGTAAGAGAATGAGATGGTAGAGGCAAAGGGGCCAGCTAACCTGAATCTATCAGCATACCCTCCAGAAATATACATATCTTCGTTTTCAAGAGTTCCAGAAACACGACTACCTTCAGTCACATTTGAAAATAGAAACCTTTTAAATTCAAACATTTCACTAGCAATGGGCGAAATAGGGTGCTGTAAAAGGGCGAACAGACAAATAAAGAAATGGCCTATTAAAACTACATTTACGTATTTTAAATTCTTTTGGGCAATAAGGAAAAATAAATAGGAAAATACAATAAAGGAGAATCCCTTGAACAAATCAATTAAAACATATTTGGTTTCTATTTCATTAAGGGCCAAAATACGGAGATTAACAAGAAATAGTAATAGCGTGAAAGCTACTAAAAAAATATTCCACCCCCTAAAAAAGGAATTGGTCTTTAGCGCTGTTAGATAAGGCTTAAAGAGTATAAAAAAGAATAGGAACTCCAACCCACGGTCAATACTGATAAGGCCTCCCAAGCGAAATTTGATAAAGACATTGTCAAACGCCAATAAAAAGGCAATAATTATGTAAGGGACCTTTAGATTCATGGATGTTCTGCAAAAAAGTCTTTAAAAATGGGTACTCGAACCATATAATTTTTAATCTTTCCAGGCAACGAATTGGCAACTAAAATAAACATGGAAAGATTATTAGGGGTAAAAATTATATTTTTCTTGCTCTTAAAATATAGTACAAATATGGGCAAATATACCGTTACGGTTATAGCCAGATGAATCCATTTTGATTTAATTTCGAAATAATAGAGCACTACCGTGCTCAGCACAAAAAGTAAATGAAAAATGATGTTTTTTGATAGGTCTTTTATTAGCCCAACACCTGAAAAATCCAAAACCTTATAGAGTCTATAGGCTATTTGCACATAATTGATCACAGTGGCCACCAATACCCCGGCAGCGACCCCAGGCAACGAATAGAGAAGGCCACCAATATAGGTGCAGACAAACATTAAGACCGCAAATATCAGTTGGTAATAGGCTCCCCTGTACACAATCCCCAACGATTTAAGGTATGACTTGTTTATTCGGGTCCCAAAACGGAAAGCCAGCCCCAATATCAACAATTGCAGTGGTAGTACCGCAGACCCCCATTGACCTCCCAAAAACGCATCGATAATAAATTCTGCATTGATCAAAATCAATACACTTATGGGAACCAAGAGCCCAAAACAAAAGGTTGTACTAAACGTATAGAAAGATGATAGTTTTTTAATGTCGTTCTGTTTTTGGGATAGAATAGGGAATAGGACCTTGTCGAAAATAGTCCCAAAAAAACTGGCGGGTATGGAATACAATTGGAAGGCCTTTGAATAAAACCCCAACAAAGCGGTCCCCAAGGTTCTGCCCACAATAATATTATCCGCTTTTTCACCAAAAAAGTTAAATATAATCCCTAGGGTATGACCTGAGCCAAAAAAGAACAGATCCTTTAAAGGCTGCTTTTCCAAACGCAATGAAAATTTGGGGACCTCATAACAAATGGTCAAACAAACAGTAATGCAAAGTCCAATAAACTGGCCCCAAATGAGTGACCAATACCCATAACCCAGATAGGCCAAGATTATGGAAACTGTACCTGAACCCAAGAGGTAGGCTGCCAGGCCAATTTTAACCCCCACATCAAACCGGAACTTTCTACTCAATAGGGCTTCACCTACACTGCCAAAACTTACCAAAGGAAAAAAGATGGAAAAAAATTGAAGTGCCTCAATGTCTTTTTGAATGTGGAAAAAATCAGCAAATACTGGAGTGAGGGCATAATAGGCAAATCCCAAAAGGGTTCCTAAAAGAATGGAAAACGTATAGGCCAGTGAAATATGTTTGTTGGTTATCTCGGGTAATTGAACCAATGAACTTGCAATACCCATTGTAGTGATTTGCTTTGTAAAATTGACCACGATCATGATTATGGCAACAACACCAAATTCTTCAGGAGTAAGTAGCCTGGATAGAATACCTATGACCAATAACTGTAAAACAATTTGGACAACTGAACCCGAAAAATTCCAAATAAAGCCTTTTATTCCTTTTTTGGTAAGTGAATCGTTCTTTGAAGGACCCATAAAAAGTTTACAAAATTAGTCTATTAAAAAAGTTAACGGTGAATCAGTCATTTATTGTTATGCCATTGGATTTTTTAAAGCGCAGTGGGGGTACAGATATTACAAAACTTCGCTGTATTTTCCAGATTATATTTTTTATTGGACCGTTGTATTGGATCCAATAAATTTCGTAACAAAGATTTCATCAAAATTCACGCTAAGGTCTAAACTTTTTTCGAGCCAAAAACATTTTATCATCCCAACTACCCATTTTTTCGTTATAGCATCCATTTTGGATGCAAAAACAGGCGAAAACGCTAAATCAATGTTAAAACTGTCGCTCCAAAGATCCAAAAGAAAAATGGACCCGTATCTCGGTGAAAAAATTGTTAACCCCATAAGGCAATCAAGAGCGATTGTATGAATTTTAGTATCGATGAAATAACTGATATTTAAAAAACCATGTATTTCATCGAAAAAAGACAACTTTTAATCGGAGTTTTTCGTTTTTAATATACTATTGCATACTGAATCTTGAATTGTACTTTTTTTAACCTTACTTATGAAACGTAACCCCACCCCAACTACGTTTATGTTGTTTATTATTTCTTTTTTCTTTTTGGTGTTTTCTTCATGTCAAAAAGATTCAGATTTATTCGCCGAAGCAGTTTTGGATGACCCAGAAACCATAACTGACAATGATTCTGATGGCGGTAATGGTTCTGAAGTTGAAACAGCAACAATTACGTTAAATGCAATTGATGATGCTTATTTACAGGACGGCAAAGGTTTTGATGAAGACATTGTCCGCGTTGAAGCCGATGTAAGAACAACCTATTTGAAATTTGACTTAAGATCTATTGAAGGAACCATAACGGATGCGTACCTTGAATTTACCACTGATTCCGACCAAGGTCATGGTCACTTGGAAGCTTATAAAGGAACTGGTAATGATTGGACCGAAGAAACCCTATCACTTGAAAATGCTCCGAGCATTGGAGTACTTTTGGGAGAGGTGGACAGTGAATATGCTGTTGGCTATAATCAGCGTATCCCTTTGGAAATCAAATCGTTGACCCCTTCCTTAACATCCATTGTTTTGAACATTGCATCTGGAAATGATATTTCAATATCCTCAAAGGAGAGCCCAAACAATCCTGGTCCACGCTTGGTGGTTGAATATGCGGGCAAGGTTAATGACAATCCACAACCAGATGATGAAAATGGCAACGACGGCAATATTGTTATCGATGACGTTATCACACTTAATGGTTTAAAAGCATTCCCATCAGCCTTTGGAGCCGGCAAAGATTTTAGAATCAATCCTTCGAGTGCTAGAATCTATGAAGTGACTAATCTCAATGATAGTGGTTCAGGTTCATTTAGAGAAGCTTTTGAGGCATCTGGCGAAAGGATAATCATTATAAAAGTTGAAGGCATAGTAAATCATACATCTCCATTGGACAATCAATCATCAAGTAACGGTAATGTAGCGATATGGGGCCAAATGGCGCCGGGATTGGGAATGACGCAAATTGGGGAGAGGTTCTCATGGAGGAACTCTGGGAACATTCTCATAAGGCATATCACTTCCCAGCACAATGATCCAAGCTGTACCCCCAATGTTGATTGTTTTGACTGTCTTAATTTTTACAAACAAGAGGCTAATTCTTCTATTTACGTAGACCATTGTTCATTTAGATATGCATCTGACCAAGTATATACGATAGAAAGCGAAGAAGGTACAGCCAAAAGTACTTCGGCCTATCTACTTATAGCAGAGGCGAACCCAGCTCACAATACGGGGACCATAATAGGCGACCAAGGTAAAGATGAAAATGATGTTGGTAATTTCACGTTTGCTCGTAACATGTTCTACAACATAAGTCACAGAACACCCAATATGAGTGGAAGAACTGGCGGTTTTGAGGTCTACAATAACTGGATTTCAAACTGGAACGGTAGGCTTTCCAGGACAAATGGAAACATTGATGTTGATTGGTTCAAGAACTATGCCCAAGGGGGCAACATGTCCCATTGGACAACAGCACACGTGAACCAAATGGGTGATGGTATTACCGCTTTCTACACCTATACGGCGGATAATTATGTAACAGGCTTTGATGAAAGCCCATCTGGGAACCAAACAAATCTTTGGGTGAATTTTAAGGACAATTCAGAGGGTGGTGATGAGAGATCAATATTATCATATCATTATGAATCATCAAGAATAAATAATTTTGGAGACCCTGCTGATGGTATTTGGGATGTCATGAACGTTCCCAACAAACTACAATATGCAGTAGGACATAACAGAGGTATCAATGCCGATGGTAGCCCTGGATTTTTCAGAGATGATATTGATACAGAATACATTGAGCGTTCTATTAATGGGACAACCCCTTCCCGTTATCGTGAGCCTTCAGAATGGAATAACACATCATTCACCAATACAGATATGTATGTGGATTCCGATGGTGACCATATGCCAGATTGGTTCGAAAACCAGCATGATCACCTTAACCCCAATAATCCAAATGATATGTTGGCAACCCATGTGGATTGGACCTTTGCTGATGGATATGCAGTAGTGAATAATGCAGGATATACCAATCTTGAAATCTGCGCCGAATACTATGCGGGAGGTTTTGAAACCATGATTGACGGTACCAATAACCTAAAAATCAACGACTGATTTTTTAATTCTTCTTTAATACAAAAAATAAAGTCCTGTTGACAGTTTTAATGGAACCGCCCTATGAATTTCATAGGGCGGTTTTATTTTGGAATTCTTTGATTAAAATGTTCATTGGCACTTTTAAATTGCATCAAATAGGGTAAAAAAGGCTTTTGGTCGAGAGTACCGTAATACGGGGTTGTTAGTTCCGGGAAATTGTTATTTTTAAAACCAATAACCTCCAAAGACGTAACGAGTCTTCGGGATACCAAAGCAATTTGTTTTATGGGAACCAATTATTTGGAGCAGCCTATTATTTTTTTGGGAGCGCCAAGATCAGGCACATCGGTAATTTCTGAAATTGTGATGCGTCACAAAGACTTGGCCTATCCGTCCCAATACCAACCTCGGGTCTTGGGAAATACCAACATCAATTATTTGAGAAGACTTGCGGATAACCCATTTTGGAGATTTCACGGTCAAAAAAAACAGCTCAATAGGGTATCGCTATTAAATTACTTTATATTCCGTTCTGTGGAGGCCTATCCTATGTGGAATTACTTGGTAAGGGATGGAATAAGCTTTTCACAGGATTTTTTGATCAATGAAGAAGCAACTCCAAAAGAGAAGAAACGGATTGTTTCTTTTTTTAAGAAGCTGGTTAAAAAACAGGGCAAGAAAAGATTGGCATTTAAAATAACAGGACCTTCCCGGTTAAATTACTTGTTGAGCATTTTCCCAGATGCAAAGGTTGTCCATATTACCAGAGATCCCATTGCTGTGGTGAATTCATTAATGCGGGTACCTTTTTGGAAGACTAGGGGCATGACTACGTTTTGGTGGCAAGGCGCTTATGATAAGACAGATTATAACTGGCTGGAATCCAATAAATCGGATAGCGTTCAAATAACCGCCTACCAAGTAAAGAGAGTCATTGAAGTCACTAAAAAAGAGATTGATGAACTCAGACCAGATGCCTTAAGGGTGCAATATTCCAATTTTATTAAAAACCCAGAAAGTACAATCCAAGAAATTCTTTCCTATACTGGTTTAAGTCAAGACAAGGCATGTTTTGATTATTTTAAAAAGAACAAAATCTATAACCAAAACAAGAAAAATTCAACTTTCTTTTCGGCTGGAGAAAGAGAAAAACTCGAAAATCTCTTTGATAAATAAAATCAGCCTGCCTTGATAAAAACCATACTCATTCCGAATATTACAACAAAAGGAATATGGAAGAGGTTTTAAGTTATAAAAAGGCCGTGTAATAATAAGTTCAACTAGTGTTCGCAAATTCACTCAAAAAACTTTATACTTTAAAAATAAACTTGAACAAGCTAAAGCAACTCAAAATATGGGCTATAAATTAAATCATGAATTATAATAGCCTTTATACCAATCCACAAAAGACTGAATACCTTCCGCAACAGGGGTATTTGGCCTGTAGTTATAATCCGCAATTAAATCATCCACATCGGCCCAGGTACGGGTTACATCGCCTGGTTGCATGGGCATCATATTTTTTTCGGCTTTGGTACCCAAACTTTTTTCAATGGCTTCAATAAAATCCATCAACTTTACAGAGCTATTGTTGCCAATATTATAGAGTTTGTACAATTCTTTCCGTTCGTTCACTGGCTTTTCAATGATGCGCTCAACCCCTTCCACAATATCATCTACATAGGTAAAGTCACGCTCCATTTTACCATGGTTAAAAACATTTATGGGCTTGCCTTGGATTATCGCTTTTGTAAACAGATAAATGGCCATGTCTGGTCTTCCCCAAGGGCCATAAACGGTAAAAAAGCGGAGTCCTGTTGTGGGTATCCCATACAAATGACTATAGGTGTGCGCCATCAGTTCATTACTTTTTTTGCTCGCCGCATATAGGCTTATGGGGTGGTCCACATTGTCGTGCACAGAAAACGGAATCTTTTCGTTCAATCCATACACGCTGGAACTACTTGCATATACCAAATGCTTTATCTTGTGATGTCGGCAACATTCCAAGAGATTCAAGAAACCAACAATATTGCTGTCAATATAGGAAGCGGGATTTTCCAAACTATAACGCACCCCTGCTTGGGCCGCCAAATTGCAGACCACATCAAAATCATGATCTTTGAAAAGTGCTGGAAGGGCCTCTCTGTCTTCCAAATCCATTTTTACAAAAATCATTTTTTCACCATGAATACTGCTGGAACTATGTACTTTTTCTTGCTGGACATCCTTGGTATCAATCCCCAGCTGTTGCAAACGGTCGTACTTTAGACTTACCTCGTAATAGTCATTGAGGTTGTCAAGTCCAACAACGGAATGTCCACCTTTCAGCAATGCTTCACAGAGGTGATATCCTATAAAACCAGCGGCACCGGTCACCAATATTCTCATGATTGCCCAATTTTGTAATATTTGAACCCAATAGAATCCATTTTCTCTTTTTCAAGGATTCTTCTTCCGTCAAACACAAAAGCGGGTTTTAACATCAACTCAAAAAGGGCAGGCCAATCGTAGTTTTTAAACTCATCCCATTCCGTTAATATGGCAATGGCGTGGGCGTCTTTGCATGCTTCCTTAGGGTCTTTGACCACCTTTAAAAGTTTTCTGTTTTCCTCAGGACTCCTGGTTCCCAAATAATCCAAATCCGCATAAATGGTTTCCTCTGAAACCTTGGGATCATAGACAACAATTTGGGCCTGTTCGTCCAAAAGGGCATCTGCTACATAAATGGCGGCAGACTCACGGGTGTCGTTCGTGTCTTTTTTAAATGCCCAACCATAGAAACAAATTTTCTTGCCCGATACCGTATTATATAATGTAGAAATAATATTGTCGGCAAAACGTCTTTTTTGATAGTCGTTCATAAGGATGACTTGCTCCCAATAGTCGGCCACTTCGGCGAGCCCGTAACTTTTGGCGATATACACCAAGTTTAGGATGTCTTTTTGGAAGCATGAACCTCCAAAACCAACAGAGGAATTCAGGAATTTAGATCCTATGCGGCTATCAAAACCAATTGCTCTTGACACTTCGGCCACATTGGCATCTGTTTTTTCACAAAGTGCGGAGATTGAATTTATGGAAGAAACCCGTTGGGCCAAAAATGCATTGGCCACCAATTTAGATAACTCGGAAGACCATACATTGGTCTGCAATATTCGCTCTTTGGGCAACCAATGTTCGTAGACCCAGCTAAGGGTGTCCTTGGCTTCTTGCCCGGATTTGGTCTCATCGCCACCAATCAGTACCCTATCGGCGTTCAATAGATCGTCAACGGCAGTACCTTCAGCCAAAAATTCAGGATTGGAAAGGATTTCAAACTTAACCCCTTTTCCAGTGTTGTCCAAAATACTTTTAATGGCTTGGGCCGTTCTAACGGGCAGGGTTGATTTTTCAACCACTATCTTATCCGTTTTGGACACTTTGGCGATATTTCTTGCACAAAGCTCAATATATTTAAGGTCGGCTGCTTGACCTTTTCCTTTACCGTAGGTCTTGGTGGGAGTGTTTACCGAGATGAATATCATTTCGGCTTCATCAATGGCTTTGTCCACCTCAGTTGAAAAAAACAAATTTCTCCCTCTAGTTTCGTCAACTATCTCTTTTAGACCGGGTTCATAAACAGGAAGAAGGTCAAGATTTTCGTGGTTCCAAAGGTCTACTCTTTTTTGGTTGATGTCAACCACGGTAACGTCAATTTCAGGGCAATTCTTTGCTATTACTGCCATAGTGGGGCCACCTACATAGCCGGCGCCAATACAGCAAATCTTATTGATTTTTTTCATTAGGGATTTAGGTTTCTTTTTTGCAAATGTTATAATAACTTTAAAAACTTTCCATTATTGTTTACAAAAAAGGACATATTACCCACTTATTTCGTTCACTGACACACAACCAAAGAATGTTCATACAAATTTCACTTTTAATATCCCTTTAATCGATAATTTTACGCCTTGAACGAATTATGGCTTTGGCTAGGATGCAGTTGGCTACATTTGATTCCCGAATAACCTTAACTAGATTCAATTTTGATGACAAAAACCAAAATATGGTTGTCTTCACCCCACATGGGAGGAACCGAACAGCACTATGTCAAAGAAGCTTTCGATACCAATTGGGTAGCTCCTTTGGGGCCGAACGTTGATGGTTTTGAAAACTCGATATCCGATTTCTATAATAATGAGGTAAACACTGCCGCACTTAGTTCAGGTACTGCGGCAATTCACCTGGCACTAAAACTTTTAGGTGTTTCCCATGATGATGATGTTATTTGCCAGAGCTTTACGTTTTCCGCTTCAGCAAATCCCATCACCTATTTGGGGGCGAATCCCATTTTTGTGGATAGTGAAAAGGATACATGGAACATTTCACCGGAATTATTGGAAGAAGCTATTTTGGACCGTATTGAAAAAGGGAAAAAACCAAAGGCAATTGTAGCAGTACACTTATATGGAATGCCCTACAAGACCGAAGAGGTAGCCGAAATTTCCGCCAAATACGAAATTCCGGTAGTGGAAGATAGCGCTGAAGCTCTGGGCAGTTCTGTAAACGGGAAAAAATGTGGAAGTTTTGGAGAAATTGGCATATTGTCATTCAATGGAAATAAAATCATCACTACCTCTGGTGGTGGTGCACTGCTCACAAAAGATATTGATGTAAAGAGAAAAGCAGTTTTCTTGGCCACACAGGCTAGGGATAACGCACCACATTATGAACACTCTTCTATTGGACACAACTATAGAATGAGCAATATTTTAGCGGGTATAGGACGTGGTCAAATGGAAGTTTTAACCGACAGGGTCACTGCAAGAAGAGTAAATTACCAGTACTATAAACAACGATTAGGGCACCTTGAATCGATTCAATTTTTGGAAGAGCCCAATGGCTTTTACTGTAATCGCTGGCTTACCTGTATCCTTACCCCATCTTATGAGTCAAGGGAAAAATTAAGGCTTGCCCTACAAGCTGAAGATATTGAGAGCAGACCACTCTGGAAGCCCATGCACGAACAACCCGTGTTCAAAAATTTTAAAAGTTATACCAATGGAACGTCTTCTGATCTTTTCAAAAGGGGACTTTGTTTGCCCAGCGGTTCCAACTTGCTCGAAGAAGATTTGTACAGAATAACCTCCCTAATCTTAAATAATCTAGACCAATGCTAAAAAAATACATTTTAAAGAACTCACATCGATATGCATCAAAATGGTTGGTTTTGGCCATTGACACTTTGGTCATTGCATTTTCTTTTGTGCTTTCCTATATCATCAGATTCAATCTTTCCTTTGATTTTGATGTTTCAAAGCTTTTGGTACAATTGCCTGTTGTCATGGTCATGGCTGCCGCTGCTTTTGTGGTGACAGGATCTCATAAGGGATTCGTTAGGCATACGGGAATCAAGGACATTTACAACATTTTCAATGCAATATGCCTTTCCAGTATCCTGATTATTTTTGTGATTATTCTTAATCGTCAGTTCGACTATGTTGATGGTTTCACCATACCACTTTCCATTATCATAATACACAGCCTTATCAGCTTTGTTGGACTTACTGCATCGCGATACATTTTTAAGGCCATGTACCACAACATGGTTGCTAAGTTCAAGGTTTTTAAAAATGTTTTCATCTATGGTGCAGGTGAATCAGGTATCATTACATGTAATGCGCTTAGCAACCATACGGCTACCAATTCCAAGGTGGTGGGGTTCATAGATGACGACAAGAAAAAATCTGGAAAGCGAATCAACGGTCTTCCTGTACATTCTAGATCAGATTTAACTGAATACCTAATAGATAAGTACAGTATAACTGAGATCATTGTTGCCATTCATAAGATTGATAACGTTAAACTTAGAAAACTGGTTGAAGGCTTGGTTGATTTACCTGTGCAAGTTAAGATCGTACCGCCTGTACAAGATTGGATCAATGGGGAATTTAAGGTATCCCAGATCAAGAACGTACAGATTGAAGATTTGCTCAACAGGGTGCCCATTAGCATTAGGAAGTCCAAAGTCTCTGAGGAGTTAAGGGGCAAAACCATTATGGTTACCGGAGGTGCCGGTTCCATCGGGAGTGAAATAGCGCGGCAAATTGCAAACTATGATTACAACGCCTTAATAATAATAGATCAAGCGGAGTCTGCTTTATATGATCTTCAACAAGAATTGAAACAAGCGGGGCACCACAATTTTGTTCCCATTGTAGCCGATATCCGGGACAAAAATAGGATGAACCACTTTTTTGAAGAGCACAAACCGGATATTCTTTTCCATGCGGCGGCCTATAAGCATGTGCCTTTAATGGAGTACAACGCATATGAGGCCATCAAAATAAATGTAGGCGGCACAAAAATCATTGCCGATCTCTCCATTAGCCATAATGTAGAGAAGTTTGTTTTTGTATCTACGGATAAGGCGGTGAACCCAACCAATGTAATGGGAGCTACCAAGCGTATCGCTGAAATGTACATCAGCTGTAAACAGCAAGAACAGAAAACCAAGTTCATAACCACCAGATTTGGGAATGTTTTGGGTTCAAATGGCTCAGTAATACCTCTTTTCAAAAAACAGATTGAAAAAGGAGGCCCACTTACCGTGACCCACAAAGACATTACACGTTACTTCATGACCATTCCTGAGGCATCCCAGTTGGTATTGGAAGCCGGTGCAATGGGAAAAGGTGGTGAGATCTTTATTTTTGACATGGGCGAATCGGTCAAAATATTTGACTTGGCCAAAAACATGATAAAACTTTCTGGT
Encoded here:
- a CDS encoding aminotransferase class I/II-fold pyridoxal phosphate-dependent enzyme, with the protein product MTKTKIWLSSPHMGGTEQHYVKEAFDTNWVAPLGPNVDGFENSISDFYNNEVNTAALSSGTAAIHLALKLLGVSHDDDVICQSFTFSASANPITYLGANPIFVDSEKDTWNISPELLEEAILDRIEKGKKPKAIVAVHLYGMPYKTEEVAEISAKYEIPVVEDSAEALGSSVNGKKCGSFGEIGILSFNGNKIITTSGGGALLTKDIDVKRKAVFLATQARDNAPHYEHSSIGHNYRMSNILAGIGRGQMEVLTDRVTARRVNYQYYKQRLGHLESIQFLEEPNGFYCNRWLTCILTPSYESREKLRLALQAEDIESRPLWKPMHEQPVFKNFKSYTNGTSSDLFKRGLCLPSGSNLLEEDLYRITSLILNNLDQC
- a CDS encoding NAD-dependent epimerase, giving the protein MRILVTGAAGFIGYHLCEALLKGGHSVVGLDNLNDYYEVSLKYDRLQQLGIDTKDVQQEKVHSSSSIHGEKMIFVKMDLEDREALPALFKDHDFDVVCNLAAQAGVRYSLENPASYIDSNIVGFLNLLECCRHHKIKHLVYASSSSVYGLNEKIPFSVHDNVDHPISLYAASKKSNELMAHTYSHLYGIPTTGLRFFTVYGPWGRPDMAIYLFTKAIIQGKPINVFNHGKMERDFTYVDDIVEGVERIIEKPVNERKELYKLYNIGNNSSVKLMDFIEAIEKSLGTKAEKNMMPMQPGDVTRTWADVDDLIADYNYRPNTPVAEGIQSFVDWYKGYYNS
- a CDS encoding O-antigen ligase; its protein translation is MNLKVPYIIIAFLLAFDNVFIKFRLGGLISIDRGLEFLFFFILFKPYLTALKTNSFFRGWNIFLVAFTLLLFLVNLRILALNEIETKYVLIDLFKGFSFIVFSYLFFLIAQKNLKYVNVVLIGHFFICLFALLQHPISPIASEMFEFKRFLFSNVTEGSRVSGTLENEDMYISGGYADRFRLAGPFASTISFSYFAISSFCMAFFMYIKTKKRIYMGLLGVLFVCSILTQTRSLLLGELVIIGGYFFFVPHKKRPMYQSAMFVAGLLLSLFVVVGQDYFLPKNSRLTKLSSEGESDSRPLLWLTGVTAAVTYPFGVSQKEYKAVKQDMYHKFGHTAILHLTSHNGIINVGIYYSLLGYGLLFMLVKFLLEHNRNSNSIMRVFFILCLLGYATHISFHNNIFLSADYPFFMVLMLLGLESQGLLSKPEEESQHLSPIPD
- a CDS encoding sulfotransferase, which produces MGTNYLEQPIIFLGAPRSGTSVISEIVMRHKDLAYPSQYQPRVLGNTNINYLRRLADNPFWRFHGQKKQLNRVSLLNYFIFRSVEAYPMWNYLVRDGISFSQDFLINEEATPKEKKRIVSFFKKLVKKQGKKRLAFKITGPSRLNYLLSIFPDAKVVHITRDPIAVVNSLMRVPFWKTRGMTTFWWQGAYDKTDYNWLESNKSDSVQITAYQVKRVIEVTKKEIDELRPDALRVQYSNFIKNPESTIQEILSYTGLSQDKACFDYFKKNKIYNQNKKNSTFFSAGEREKLENLFDK
- a CDS encoding nucleotide sugar dehydrogenase, translated to MKKINKICCIGAGYVGGPTMAVIAKNCPEIDVTVVDINQKRVDLWNHENLDLLPVYEPGLKEIVDETRGRNLFFSTEVDKAIDEAEMIFISVNTPTKTYGKGKGQAADLKYIELCARNIAKVSKTDKIVVEKSTLPVRTAQAIKSILDNTGKGVKFEILSNPEFLAEGTAVDDLLNADRVLIGGDETKSGQEAKDTLSWVYEHWLPKERILQTNVWSSELSKLVANAFLAQRVSSINSISALCEKTDANVAEVSRAIGFDSRIGSKFLNSSVGFGGSCFQKDILNLVYIAKSYGLAEVADYWEQVILMNDYQKRRFADNIISTLYNTVSGKKICFYGWAFKKDTNDTRESAAIYVADALLDEQAQIVVYDPKVSEETIYADLDYLGTRSPEENRKLLKVVKDPKEACKDAHAIAILTEWDEFKNYDWPALFELMLKPAFVFDGRRILEKEKMDSIGFKYYKIGQS
- a CDS encoding lipopolysaccharide biosynthesis protein → MGPSKNDSLTKKGIKGFIWNFSGSVVQIVLQLLVIGILSRLLTPEEFGVVAIIMIVVNFTKQITTMGIASSLVQLPEITNKHISLAYTFSILLGTLLGFAYYALTPVFADFFHIQKDIEALQFFSIFFPLVSFGSVGEALLSRKFRFDVGVKIGLAAYLLGSGTVSIILAYLGYGYWSLIWGQFIGLCITVCLTICYEVPKFSLRLEKQPLKDLFFFGSGHTLGIIFNFFGEKADNIIVGRTLGTALLGFYSKAFQLYSIPASFFGTIFDKVLFPILSQKQNDIKKLSSFYTFSTTFCFGLLVPISVLILINAEFIIDAFLGGQWGSAVLPLQLLILGLAFRFGTRINKSYLKSLGIVYRGAYYQLIFAVLMFVCTYIGGLLYSLPGVAAGVLVATVINYVQIAYRLYKVLDFSGVGLIKDLSKNIIFHLLFVLSTVVLYYFEIKSKWIHLAITVTVYLPIFVLYFKSKKNIIFTPNNLSMFILVANSLPGKIKNYMVRVPIFKDFFAEHP